Below is a genomic region from Tepidiforma bonchosmolovskayae.
CACAGGTTGGCGCGGAGGGCTGTCTGCTCCTGATGGCGGACTCGACCTACGCGGAAGTCGACGGGTATACCCCGAGCGAGCAGCTGGTGGGCGAGGCGCTGAAGCAGATTATGGTGAACGCGCCGGGCCGGGTGATTGTCGCGACATTCGCGTCGCTCATCTCGCGCGTGCAGCAGGTGATTGATGCGGCGGTGTTCACGGGCCGGAAGGTGTTCGTGACTGGCCGTTCCATGATCGACAACGTGGCGATGGCGCGGCAGCTCGGGTATCTGCAGGCGCCGGAGGGGACCATCGTCGGGGTGGAGGAGATGCGGAACACGCCGCCCGCGAAGCTGGTCGTGATCACGACCGGGAGCCAGGGTGAGCCGACGAGCGCACTGACTAAGATGGCGAACGGCGACCACCGGCACATTCAGATCATGAAGGGCGACACGGTGGTGCTTTCGGCCTCGCCGATCCCGGGGAACGAGCAGGCGGTGTACCGGAACGTGGACAACCTGTTCCGGCTGGGCGCGGACGTGCTCTACAACCGGGTTTCGAACATCCACGTCCGGGGGCATGCCAGCCGGGAGGAGCTGAAGATCATCCAAGGGCTGCTCCAGCCGGAGTACTTCGTGCCGGTCCATGGGGAGTACCGGCACCTTGTGGTGCATGCCCGGCTGGCGGAGTCCGTGGGGGTGCCGCAGGGGAACGCGTTCGTGCTGACGGACGGAGACGTGCTGGAGATCGACGAAGAGGCGGCATGGCTCGGCGAGCGTGTGCCCGCAAGTTATGTGTATATCGACGGCCTCGGCATCGGGGATGTCGACCAGCACATCCTGCGCGACCGGGCGCATCTTTCGACCGACGGCGTGGTGGTGGTGATCGTCACCGTCGACAAGCAGACGGGGGCGCTCGTGCGGCCGGCGGAGGTCCTGGCCCGCGGGTTCGTCGACCTGGAGGAGCGGGAGGACCTCGCCGAGCGCACGCGGGAAGTCGTGGCGAAGGCGCTGCAGGGCGCGGAGCACTACGCGGAGTTCGGCGATATCAACACCCGGATCCGGGACGCGGTCAGCAAGTTCCTCTATGATGAGACGCGCAGGCGCCCTATGGTGCTGACCGTGACAGTCGAGGTCTAGGTCGGCACACGACCAACGGCGCCGAGGCCGGGACCAGCGGGGGGTTTTCGGCCGGCAGCTGAGGAGTGCAGGTCGATGGCGGCACGCACGACGAAGAGCCGGGCCCGCCCTGCGCGCTCGCCCTCCCGGCGAAGCACGCGCGGAGCTGCGCGGACACGTGCTCGCGGGATTTCGCTGATTCGGCGCTGGTGGCGGGAAGGCGCGGCCGTTGCCGCGGTAGCCTTGCTGGCGGTGTGGGTCGCGTTCTTCGATGGTGCGGCAGCGCTGGAGCGCGCCCGGGATGCGCTGCTGCGCACGCTGGGATTCGGGATTGCCGTGCTGGCGGGCTGGGCGCTGTACGGCGCGGTTGCAACGTGGCGCGGGTGGTATCTCGACCGGCGGCTGCTGGCGCGGAGGACTGCCGGGGTGGCCTCCCTCGGGCTGTTCGCGTGGGGGCTGCTCGGGCTGAACGAGGCGCGCTGGGCAGTCGGGACGGTGGACTTCTCGGAGGTCAGCCTCGGCGGGCGGTTCGGGCAGGCGCTGGTGGCAGGGCTGCTGGGGAAGGCGGCATGGGTGAGCCTGTTCGTCATCGCTGCGGTGCTGCTGGCGCCGGGGCCGAGCCGCTGGGTGGCTGTGCACGTGCCGCTCTGGCTGCAGGAGGCGTGGGAACGGCGGCTGCCGCACCGCGCGGCAGCTGC
It encodes:
- a CDS encoding ribonuclease J gives rise to the protein MTSKTTLRVIPLGGLGEIGRNMMLLEYGDDIIVIDVGLMFPEEEMLGVDLVIPDFTYLRERKEKVRAVFLTHGHEDHVGALPYFLREFDVPVYSTRLTDGLIRVKLQEHRLLQKAKTHVVEPGQVIEAGVFKVEFFTVAHSIPDACGLIIQTPLGPVVHTGDFKLDHTPVMDQHTDLIRLAQVGAEGCLLLMADSTYAEVDGYTPSEQLVGEALKQIMVNAPGRVIVATFASLISRVQQVIDAAVFTGRKVFVTGRSMIDNVAMARQLGYLQAPEGTIVGVEEMRNTPPAKLVVITTGSQGEPTSALTKMANGDHRHIQIMKGDTVVLSASPIPGNEQAVYRNVDNLFRLGADVLYNRVSNIHVRGHASREELKIIQGLLQPEYFVPVHGEYRHLVVHARLAESVGVPQGNAFVLTDGDVLEIDEEAAWLGERVPASYVYIDGLGIGDVDQHILRDRAHLSTDGVVVVIVTVDKQTGALVRPAEVLARGFVDLEEREDLAERTREVVAKALQGAEHYAEFGDINTRIRDAVSKFLYDETRRRPMVLTVTVEV